One genomic segment of Peribacillus sp. FSL H8-0477 includes these proteins:
- the fabD gene encoding ACP S-malonyltransferase, giving the protein MGKIAFVFPGQGSQTVGMGKDFYESDQTVQSIFEEADSTLGFSLTDLILNGPQEELTLTANTQPALLTVSFALYQAVVKAGITPDYTAGHSLGEYSALTASGAMTFKEAVHTVRKRGEYMEEAVPNGIGTMSAVLGMDQAKLEELTADITREGNPVQLANINCPGQIVISGTTEGVQLASVKAKENGAKRAIPLNVSGPFHSILMEPAAAKLAETLSSIKIKQAITPVISNVTAQPVTQPEEIKDKLIEQLISPVRWEESVHTLLELGVDTFIEIGPGKVLSGLIKKIDRSVSIYSVNDKASLENTVHALRGN; this is encoded by the coding sequence ATGGGGAAAATAGCGTTTGTTTTTCCAGGACAAGGTTCACAAACAGTTGGGATGGGAAAAGATTTTTATGAGAGCGATCAGACCGTTCAATCAATCTTTGAAGAAGCTGACAGTACTCTTGGATTTTCACTGACTGATCTTATCCTAAATGGACCGCAAGAAGAGCTCACATTGACAGCAAATACCCAACCGGCATTATTAACGGTAAGTTTTGCTCTCTATCAAGCAGTAGTGAAAGCTGGAATTACACCAGACTATACAGCTGGGCACAGCTTAGGCGAATATTCAGCGTTAACTGCCAGCGGTGCGATGACATTTAAAGAAGCAGTACATACGGTTCGAAAACGCGGGGAATACATGGAAGAAGCCGTTCCAAACGGTATTGGGACGATGTCAGCCGTGCTTGGTATGGATCAAGCGAAGCTAGAAGAGCTGACAGCCGATATTACGCGTGAAGGCAATCCTGTGCAGCTGGCGAATATTAACTGCCCAGGACAGATTGTTATTTCAGGAACGACTGAAGGTGTTCAATTGGCTTCAGTAAAAGCGAAGGAAAACGGAGCGAAACGAGCAATCCCGTTAAATGTGAGCGGCCCTTTTCATTCCATTCTGATGGAACCAGCAGCTGCTAAACTAGCGGAAACACTTAGCTCAATAAAGATTAAGCAAGCGATAACTCCAGTAATCTCTAATGTTACAGCTCAACCTGTCACACAGCCTGAGGAGATTAAGGATAAACTGATTGAACAGCTTATTTCACCTGTACGCTGGGAAGAAAGTGTACATACACTCCTAGAACTAGGTGTGGATACGTTTATCGAAATTGGACCTGGTAAGGTACTGAGTGGTTTAATTAAAAAAATTGACCGCAGTGTATCGATTTATTCAGTAAATGACAAGGCGAGTCTTGAAAATACAGTCCATGCACTTAGGGGGAATTAG
- the fabG gene encoding 3-oxoacyl-[acyl-carrier-protein] reductase, with protein MQLNGKNALVTGASRGIGREIALELARQGANVAVNFAGSEEKANEVVAEIKGMGRHAFAIQGNVGDSESVTAMMKHVFEEFTTLDILVNNAGITRDNLLMRMKEAEWDDVITTNLKGVFLCTKAVTRQMMKQRHGRIINIASIVGVSGNAGQANYVAAKAGVIGLTKSTAKELAARGITVNAVAPGFITTDMTEQLTEDIQKTMLTQIPLARFGDPKDVAGVVTFLASEASSYMTGQTLHVDGGMVM; from the coding sequence ATGCAGCTTAACGGAAAGAATGCATTGGTAACTGGGGCATCACGTGGAATTGGCCGAGAAATTGCATTAGAACTTGCTCGGCAGGGTGCGAATGTGGCTGTCAATTTTGCTGGCAGTGAAGAAAAGGCAAATGAGGTTGTCGCTGAAATTAAAGGCATGGGGCGCCATGCTTTCGCTATTCAAGGAAATGTAGGGGATTCAGAGAGTGTGACAGCGATGATGAAACATGTCTTTGAGGAGTTTACAACTCTCGACATCCTCGTTAATAATGCTGGGATTACCCGCGATAATCTATTAATGCGGATGAAAGAGGCAGAGTGGGATGACGTCATTACTACCAATCTCAAAGGTGTATTTTTATGCACGAAAGCGGTCACTAGGCAGATGATGAAACAGCGTCATGGACGAATAATCAATATTGCTTCTATTGTCGGAGTCAGTGGTAATGCTGGACAGGCCAATTATGTTGCGGCTAAAGCAGGTGTCATTGGATTAACCAAGTCTACTGCTAAGGAACTCGCTGCGCGTGGCATAACGGTTAATGCAGTTGCTCCTGGGTTTATTACGACTGATATGACTGAACAACTAACCGAGGATATACAGAAAACGATGTTAACTCAAATTCCGCTGGCACGCTTTGGTGATCCTAAAGATGTAGCCGGGGTTGTCACGTTCCTTGCTTCCGAAGCGAGCAGCTATATGACTGGGCAAACGCTCCATGTAGACGGCGGAATGGTGATGTAA
- a CDS encoding acyl carrier protein, whose product MADVLERVTKIVVDRLNVEESEVKLEASFKEDLGADSLDVVELVMEFEDEFEMEISDEDAEKISTVGDAVNYIQSTM is encoded by the coding sequence GTGGCAGACGTATTAGAACGCGTAACAAAAATCGTAGTTGATCGATTGAATGTTGAAGAGTCAGAAGTGAAATTAGAAGCTTCATTCAAAGAAGATCTTGGTGCAGATTCCCTAGATGTTGTTGAACTAGTTATGGAATTTGAAGATGAATTTGAAATGGAAATTTCAGATGAAGACGCAGAAAAAATCAGCACAGTTGGAGATGCTGTGAATTACATACAAAGCACTATGTAA
- the rnc gene encoding ribonuclease III, translated as MKRNGMDRKPVKSENKFTQLQEQTGFLFHDEKLLKQAFTHSSYVNEHRRKPYEDNERLEFLGDAVLELTVSKYLFVKYPMMSEGELTKLRAAIVCEPSLVNFAHDVSFGHYIRLGKGEEMTGGRERPALLADVFEAFIGALYLDLGLDCVVQFLEKVVFPKIDEGAFSHVMDYKSQLQELIQRDGTGALDYQILQEKGPAHNREFVSVVSLNEEELGTGMGRSKKEAEQRAAQCALTALKEK; from the coding sequence ATGAAAAGGAACGGTATGGATCGAAAACCGGTAAAAAGTGAAAATAAATTTACACAGCTTCAAGAACAAACGGGTTTTCTTTTTCATGATGAAAAGTTATTGAAACAAGCGTTCACCCATTCATCCTATGTGAATGAGCATCGCCGGAAGCCGTATGAAGATAATGAACGGCTCGAATTTTTAGGAGATGCCGTCCTAGAATTGACCGTATCAAAGTACCTATTTGTAAAGTATCCAATGATGAGCGAGGGCGAACTGACAAAATTGCGTGCAGCAATTGTATGTGAGCCATCTTTAGTCAATTTTGCTCATGATGTGTCGTTTGGCCATTATATTCGACTCGGAAAAGGTGAGGAAATGACTGGAGGCAGAGAACGCCCAGCGCTGCTTGCTGACGTGTTTGAAGCGTTTATCGGTGCATTATATTTGGATTTAGGTCTTGATTGTGTCGTTCAATTCTTAGAGAAGGTTGTTTTCCCTAAGATAGACGAGGGTGCTTTTTCTCATGTGATGGATTATAAAAGCCAATTACAAGAACTGATTCAACGGGATGGTACAGGGGCACTTGACTATCAAATCCTTCAGGAAAAAGGTCCAGCCCATAACCGGGAGTTTGTCTCCGTGGTTTCCTTAAATGAGGAAGAACTGGGTACGGGTATGGGAAGATCGAAAAAAGAAGCTGAACAGCGTGCTGCTCAATGCGCACTTACGGCTCTTAAAGAAAAATAA
- the smc gene encoding chromosome segregation protein SMC yields MFLKRLDVVGFKSFAERISMDFVPGVTAVVGPNGSGKSNITDAIRWVLGEQSAKSLRGAKMEDIIFSGSDSRKSLNFAEVTLTLDNETNSLPIDFHEVSVTRRVYRSGESEFFINNQNCRLKDIVDLFMDSGLGKEAFSIISQGKVEEILSSKAEDRRVIFEEAAGVLKYKNRKKKAEHKLFETQENLNRVNDILYELEGQVEPLKIQSSIAHDYLEKKAELEKSEVALTVFEIETLHENWEKLTAAFEEHSEQEQTMTRSIAQKEFESTKLRKHIAGLDQSMNDLQETLLRASEELEKLEGRKEVLKERKKNASQNKQQLEKSIDDGERKISEWTAEKERENRVLVKLEQEVRNLQSSLHEKQKSLGLFTSNIEETIETLKSDYIEWLNKQASARNEQQYLDQQLNQQDNRNVRLDTENEKFLNERIEIEAKKLESTQLFAAVTAQIEEHVYRFREEQKRLENNKATYQKQEKMLYQAYQFLQQSKSKKDMLEEMEEDYAGFFQGVKEVLKAKNGTLQGVEGAVAELIKVPKEYQLAIETALGGSMQHVVMDGEENARKAITFLKKNGYGRATFLPLTVIRAREIPSSQLRAVASHPAFVGTAVDLIDFDKKYINIAANLLGTVIITKDLKGANELAKLVHHKYRFVTIDGDVVNPGGSMTGGAIKQKTSSLLSRKTELDELKTKIADMEEKTSVLEKHVKQLKTDITSLEEKVEGYRQAGEALRLKELSLKGSVREIELQEKNVNERLHLYDLDKKSIEEEKQSKKLRLEELEELLASCSKEIIVLDETIAELTKQKQSQQTSKESLTEETNELKVQLASKKEQLQNQREKYSRIKDQLTEEQERVTDYKEDLSLLTNEMSSSSSGEVTLEDAAQGKLKVKNESVQLISTQKQERVQLLKKLEDLDIECKELKRLHKGLSEAVKDEEVKLNRLDVELENRLDHLREEYMLSYEAAKEKHPLIIPADEARKKVKLIRLAIEELGSVNLGAIEEYDRVSERFNFLTEQKNDLQQAKDTLFEVIDEMDGEMKRRFSETFYAIREQFERVFKSLFGGGRAELKLSNPEDLLNTGVDIIAQPPGKKLQNLGLLSGGERALTAIALLFSILKVRPVPFCILDEVEAALDEANVYRFSQYLKQFSAETQFIVITHRKGTMEEADVLYGITMQESGVSKLVSVRMDETAEYAKS; encoded by the coding sequence ATGTTCCTCAAACGATTGGATGTTGTGGGATTTAAGTCCTTTGCTGAACGGATTTCGATGGACTTTGTCCCAGGTGTTACGGCAGTAGTAGGACCAAATGGCAGTGGAAAGAGTAATATTACAGACGCGATTCGATGGGTATTAGGTGAGCAGTCTGCAAAATCACTTCGTGGAGCAAAAATGGAGGATATCATATTCTCTGGAAGTGATTCACGAAAGTCACTGAATTTTGCAGAGGTTACCTTAACGCTGGACAATGAAACGAACTCCCTGCCGATTGATTTTCATGAAGTAAGTGTGACTAGAAGAGTATACCGATCAGGAGAAAGTGAATTTTTCATAAATAATCAAAACTGCAGGCTTAAAGATATTGTGGATTTATTTATGGATTCTGGACTTGGTAAGGAAGCCTTTTCGATTATAAGTCAAGGGAAAGTAGAAGAAATTCTCAGCAGTAAGGCAGAAGACCGCAGAGTCATCTTTGAAGAAGCGGCAGGCGTTCTGAAATACAAAAACCGTAAAAAGAAGGCAGAGCATAAGCTGTTTGAGACACAAGAAAACTTAAATCGGGTTAATGATATTCTATATGAGTTAGAAGGTCAGGTTGAACCGCTAAAAATTCAATCCTCGATTGCACATGATTACCTTGAAAAAAAGGCAGAGCTTGAGAAAAGTGAAGTAGCGTTAACGGTCTTTGAGATTGAAACGCTTCACGAAAATTGGGAAAAGTTAACCGCTGCTTTTGAAGAACATAGTGAACAAGAGCAAACGATGACTAGATCTATTGCTCAAAAGGAATTTGAGTCCACTAAGCTGCGTAAGCATATAGCCGGTCTTGATCAATCGATGAATGATCTGCAGGAGACTCTTTTGCGTGCAAGTGAAGAACTAGAAAAACTTGAAGGACGCAAAGAAGTATTAAAAGAACGGAAAAAGAATGCCTCACAAAACAAACAGCAGCTCGAAAAGTCAATTGATGATGGTGAGAGAAAAATCAGTGAATGGACTGCTGAAAAAGAACGTGAAAACCGAGTGCTTGTAAAACTCGAACAGGAAGTTAGAAATCTTCAATCAAGCCTTCATGAAAAACAAAAAAGCCTTGGTTTGTTTACAAGTAATATTGAAGAAACCATAGAAACGCTTAAAAGTGATTATATTGAATGGCTGAACAAGCAGGCTTCTGCCCGTAATGAACAGCAGTATCTTGATCAGCAGCTGAATCAACAGGACAATCGAAACGTTCGTCTCGATACGGAAAATGAAAAGTTTCTGAATGAACGAATTGAAATAGAAGCAAAGAAGCTTGAGTCTACTCAATTGTTTGCTGCGGTGACTGCTCAAATTGAAGAGCATGTATATCGTTTTCGTGAAGAACAAAAAAGGCTGGAAAATAACAAAGCGACCTATCAAAAGCAAGAAAAAATGCTTTATCAAGCCTACCAATTTTTACAACAGTCTAAATCAAAAAAAGACATGCTTGAAGAAATGGAAGAGGACTATGCCGGCTTCTTCCAAGGTGTAAAAGAAGTTTTGAAGGCGAAAAACGGCACTTTACAAGGTGTTGAAGGAGCAGTTGCGGAATTAATTAAAGTTCCGAAGGAGTATCAGCTGGCGATTGAAACGGCACTTGGCGGCTCCATGCAGCATGTGGTTATGGATGGAGAAGAAAATGCACGTAAAGCCATTACATTCTTAAAAAAGAATGGATACGGACGGGCAACGTTTTTACCGCTTACCGTCATTAGAGCTAGGGAAATTCCGTCCTCTCAACTACGTGCGGTAGCTAGTCACCCGGCATTCGTCGGGACAGCTGTTGATTTAATTGACTTTGACAAAAAATACATCAATATCGCAGCGAATCTTCTTGGTACAGTGATTATCACGAAAGATCTGAAAGGTGCCAATGAACTGGCCAAACTTGTCCATCATAAGTACCGGTTTGTAACGATCGATGGTGATGTGGTCAATCCTGGCGGATCCATGACAGGTGGAGCTATCAAGCAAAAAACGTCTTCCTTATTATCTAGAAAAACTGAACTGGATGAATTGAAGACAAAGATTGCTGATATGGAAGAGAAAACGTCTGTGCTTGAGAAGCATGTAAAGCAGCTGAAGACTGATATCACTTCTCTGGAAGAAAAAGTAGAGGGGTACCGTCAAGCTGGTGAAGCATTGCGTCTAAAAGAGCTTTCACTTAAGGGATCTGTTCGCGAAATCGAGCTGCAAGAGAAAAATGTTAATGAACGATTGCATTTATACGATCTCGATAAAAAGTCGATTGAAGAAGAAAAACAAAGTAAGAAATTAAGGTTGGAAGAGCTTGAAGAGCTGCTTGCCTCTTGCTCTAAAGAGATTATAGTACTGGATGAAACCATTGCTGAATTAACCAAACAGAAACAGTCTCAGCAGACATCAAAAGAAAGTCTTACCGAAGAAACGAATGAGCTTAAAGTTCAGCTGGCTTCTAAAAAGGAACAGCTTCAGAATCAGCGTGAAAAATACAGCCGAATAAAAGATCAATTGACAGAGGAACAAGAACGAGTTACGGATTATAAAGAGGATTTATCGCTGTTAACCAATGAAATGAGTTCATCCTCAAGCGGGGAAGTTACACTTGAGGACGCTGCACAGGGTAAACTAAAAGTTAAAAATGAATCGGTACAGTTGATATCGACTCAAAAGCAGGAGCGGGTCCAACTGCTCAAAAAGCTTGAAGATCTTGATATAGAATGCAAAGAACTAAAACGTCTGCATAAAGGCCTCTCAGAAGCTGTTAAAGATGAAGAAGTTAAGCTGAACCGTCTTGATGTTGAGCTTGAAAATCGTCTTGATCACTTACGCGAGGAATATATGCTTTCCTATGAAGCAGCGAAAGAAAAGCACCCCTTAATCATTCCGGCTGATGAAGCGCGGAAAAAAGTTAAATTAATCAGGCTTGCTATTGAAGAGCTCGGCAGTGTTAATCTTGGTGCCATTGAAGAATATGACCGGGTTTCTGAACGGTTTAACTTCCTTACAGAGCAGAAAAATGACTTGCAGCAAGCAAAAGATACCTTATTTGAGGTCATTGATGAAATGGACGGAGAAATGAAACGACGGTTTTCCGAAACATTTTACGCGATTCGAGAACAGTTTGAACGAGTGTTCAAGTCACTGTTTGGCGGGGGACGAGCGGAACTTAAATTAAGTAATCCGGAGGACCTCCTTAATACAGGTGTGGATATTATTGCACAGCCTCCAGGAAAAAAACTACAAAATCTAGGACTGCTGTCCGGCGGTGAACGTGCATTAACAGCCATTGCCCTGCTTTTCTCTATTTTAAAAGTCCGTCCGGTACCGTTCTGTATATTAGATGAAGTTGAAGCGGCATTAGATGAAGCGAATGTGTATCGTTTTAGTCAATACCTTAAGCAATTCAGTGCAGAAACTCAATTTATCGTGATTACACATCGTAAAGGAACAATGGAAGAAGCAGATGTACTTTATGGAATAACGATGCAGGAATCAGGTGTTTCTAAACTTGTTTCAGTCCGAATGGACGAAACAGCTGAATATGCAAAATCCTAG
- the ftsY gene encoding signal recognition particle-docking protein FtsY, with product MSFFKKLKEKFTDQSDTVTDKFKQGLTKTRDSFSGKVNDLVARYRKVDEEFFEELEEILIGADVGFETVMKLVDDLKMEVKRRNISDSKDVQSVISEKLVEIYQGNDSDQTELNMQDGLTVILFVGVNGVGKTTTIGKLANKLKGEGKTVMLAAGDTFRAGAIEQLEVWGERVGVEVIKQAEGSDPAAVMFDALRSAKAKKADVLICDTAGRLQNKVNLMNELEKVKRVIEREIPGAPHEVLLALDATTGQNALIQAKTFKEVTNVTGIVLTKLDGTAKGGIVLAIRNELNIPVKFVGLGEKMDDLQEFDADKYVYGLFADVIEEKE from the coding sequence ATGAGTTTTTTTAAAAAGCTTAAAGAAAAATTTACTGATCAGTCTGATACGGTTACCGACAAGTTTAAACAAGGTTTAACTAAAACTAGAGATTCTTTTTCTGGCAAAGTAAATGATCTTGTTGCTCGATATCGTAAAGTCGATGAAGAGTTCTTTGAAGAACTCGAAGAAATTTTAATTGGTGCTGATGTTGGATTTGAAACTGTGATGAAATTGGTCGATGATTTAAAGATGGAAGTAAAACGCCGCAATATTTCTGATTCTAAGGACGTACAGTCCGTTATTTCCGAAAAACTTGTAGAAATTTATCAAGGGAATGATTCAGATCAGACTGAATTGAATATGCAAGATGGCTTAACAGTCATTCTTTTTGTTGGTGTCAATGGTGTAGGAAAGACAACTACGATCGGAAAATTAGCCAATAAGCTTAAGGGTGAGGGAAAAACAGTTATGCTCGCAGCTGGTGATACCTTCAGAGCTGGTGCTATTGAGCAATTGGAAGTTTGGGGAGAGCGTGTAGGCGTTGAAGTGATTAAACAAGCTGAAGGTTCAGATCCAGCAGCTGTTATGTTTGATGCACTGCGTTCAGCGAAGGCTAAGAAAGCAGATGTGCTTATCTGTGATACTGCAGGCCGTCTTCAAAATAAAGTGAACTTGATGAATGAACTTGAAAAGGTGAAACGGGTCATTGAACGCGAAATACCAGGAGCACCACATGAAGTTCTGTTAGCACTTGATGCTACAACTGGTCAAAATGCCTTGATTCAGGCGAAAACATTTAAAGAAGTAACCAATGTCACGGGAATTGTCCTAACGAAGCTTGATGGAACGGCTAAAGGCGGTATCGTCTTAGCTATTCGTAATGAATTAAATATTCCTGTTAAGTTTGTCGGTCTCGGTGAGAAGATGGATGATCTGCAGGAATTTGATGCTGATAAATACGTATATGGTTTATTTGCTGATGTAATCGAAGAAAAAGAATAA
- a CDS encoding putative DNA-binding protein — translation MLEKTMRINYLFDFYQSLLTEKQKSYMSLYYLDDYSLGEIADEYDISRQAVYDNIKRTEAMLEEYEMKLLLFQKFQERTMWIAKTKELIDTETYSKDDLLVAVIELEKLD, via the coding sequence ATGCTCGAGAAAACAATGCGGATTAATTACTTATTTGATTTCTATCAATCGTTATTAACCGAAAAACAAAAGAGCTATATGTCCCTCTACTATCTGGATGATTACTCTCTTGGTGAGATTGCTGATGAATATGATATAAGCAGGCAGGCAGTCTATGATAATATAAAACGAACGGAAGCAATGCTTGAAGAATATGAAATGAAGCTGTTGCTTTTCCAAAAATTTCAAGAGCGAACTATGTGGATTGCCAAAACGAAAGAACTAATTGATACGGAAACGTATTCAAAGGACGATCTATTGGTCGCAGTTATCG